From the genome of Pseudoliparis swirei isolate HS2019 ecotype Mariana Trench chromosome 10, NWPU_hadal_v1, whole genome shotgun sequence, one region includes:
- the LOC130200723 gene encoding LOW QUALITY PROTEIN: protein phosphatase 1H-like (The sequence of the model RefSeq protein was modified relative to this genomic sequence to represent the inferred CDS: inserted 1 base in 1 codon) has product MLTRVKSAVAGFMGGIMAGGGSGGGDHAGSDLPLKFPYMRPDFLGLSPDEIECSADHMARPILILKETRRLPWATGYAEVINAGKSALNEDQACCEVVVARRRPMSYCPPSTSSKTPTAKRRTSLPNGEGLGLRMEHGMLGEDNEGLVFHYWALFDGHAGSGAAVVASRLLQHHIACQLQAVIEILRNLASLPPTVLSDEPDSNPYLQGNTPGPQRTLTRVASLRGSAGAPASPCNTLPQPRFFNEKKIQHESLVIGAIENAFKEMDAQIEREKQVFNITGGCTALTVVYLLGKLYIGNAGDSRAIIVRNNEIVPMSTEFTPESERQRLQFLGFMQPHLLGKEFTHLEFPRRIQRKEVGKRMLYRDFTMNGWAYKTIVGEDLKFPLIYGEGKKARVLATIGVTRGLGDHDLKVHDSNIYIKPFLSCCPEVKVYNLIQYEHKADDVLVMGTDGXWDVLSNQEVAEAVTTFLANCDPDDLHRYTMAAQDLVMRARGALRDRGWRITNERLGSGDDISAFIIPLMYGNRQP; this is encoded by the exons ATGCTCACCCGGGTCAAGTCCGCCGTGGCCGGGTTCATGGGTGGAATCATGGCCGGGGGCGGCTCCGGCGGAGGGGATCACGCCGGTTCCGACCTGCCGCTGAAATTCCCATATATGAGACCCGACTTCCTCGGCCTGTCTCCGGATGAGATCGAGTGCTCCGCGGACCACATGGCTCGGCCCATCCTCATCCTGAAGGAAACCAGGAGATTACCGTGGGCCACCGGATACGCAGA GGTGATTAACGCAGGGAAGAGTGCACTGAACGAGGACCAGGCCTGCTGCGAGGTGGTCGTGGCGAGGAGGAGGCCGATGAGCTACTGCCCTCCGTCCACGTCCAGCAAGACCCCCACGGCCAAGAGACGCACCTCGCTGCCCAACGGGGAGGGCCTGGGGCTCCGCATGGAGCACGGCATGCTGGGAGAG GACAATGAAGGACTGGTGTTCCACTACTGGGCCTTGTTCGACGGCCACGCTGGCTCAGGTGCGGCAGTTGTCGCCTCTCGCCTTCTGCAGCACCACATCGCCTGCCAGCTCCAGGCCGTCATCGAGATCCTACGCAATCTAGCCTCCTTGCCCCCGACAGTCCTGAGCGACGAGCCCGACAGCAACCCCTACCTCCAGGGGAACACGCCGGGCCCTCAGCGAACCCTCACCCGGGTCGCTTCCCTGCGTGGGTCCGCAGGTGCGCCGGCTTCCCCGTGCAACACCCTGCCTCAACCTCGCTTCTTTAACGAGAAGAAGATCCAACACGAGAGTCTGGTGATAGGAGCCATAGAGAACGCCTTTAAAGAGATG GATGCCCAAATCGAGAGGGAGAAGCAAGTCTTTAACATCACGGGAGGATGTACGGCTCTCACTGTGGTTTACCTGCTCGGAAAACTATACATTGGGAATGCAGGCGACAGCAG GGCTATCATCGTGAGGAACAACGAGATCGTTCCCATGTCGACAGAGTTCACGCCGGAATCAGAGCGACAGCGACTCCAATTCCTG GGTTTCATGCAGCCCCACCTGTTGGGAAAAGAGTTCACGCACCTGGAATTTCCCCGGAGAATCCAGAGGAAGGAGGTGGGCAAGAGGATGCTCTACAGAGATTTCACCATGAATGGATG GGCATACAAGaccattgtgggtgaagatctCAAGTTCCCACTAATATATGGGGAAGGGAAaaag GCACGAGTGTTGGCCACCATCGGTGTGACCCGAGGGCTCGGTGACCATGACCTCAAAGTGCATGACTCCAACATCTACATCAAACCGTTCCTTTCCTGTTGCCCTGAG GTGAAAGTATACAACCTGATTCAGTATGAGCACAAGGCCGATGATGTTCTGGTCATGGGAACCGACG TCTGGGATGTCCTCTCCAACCAGGAAGTGGCCGAAGCCGTCACCACATTCCTGGCCAACTGTGACCCTGATGACCTACACAG GTATACCATGGCGGCACAAGACCTGGTGATGCGAGCGCGCGGCGCGCTGAGAGACCGAGGCTGGAGGATCACCAATGAGCGCCTGGGCTCCGGGGATGACATCTCCGCCTTCATCATACCCCTGATGTACGGCAACCGTCAGCCCTGA